A section of the Metabacillus endolithicus genome encodes:
- a CDS encoding cell division protein FtsA produces MTNKDLTFALDIGTRSVVGLILKEENGFYHIMDTVIKEHDKRSMLDGQIHDVLSVANVITSVKEELEHIYGPLHKVCVAAAGRALKTERATISIEISGKPMIQKEDILHLELMAVQIAQKQLAEKHENERSHHYDCVGYSVLHYKLDGEEIGSLIDQQGEEASVDIIATFLPKIVVESLLAALNRANLEMEALTLEPIAAINVLIPPSMRRLNVALVDIGAGTSDIAITDMGTIISYGMVPIAGDEITEAVSDEFLLDFPKAEEAKRKLLTEATITITDILGFEAELPKEDVITKISPAIDRLTKAIKDEILRLNNNHSPKAVMLVGGGSQTPELARRLAALLELADNRVAIRGIDAISQLELAEHINKGPELVTPIGIAVSSKQNPIQYISVKVNERSVRLFHMKALTVADSLLASGIQLNKLYGKPGMALFVNVNGQAITIPGEHGTAPLISKNGENCSLEDPINHGDIITVENGLDGKAPVVSIGSILDEIPSKTISINGESYTLHASILLNDKEVSKEAILSDRDRVTCIIPSSIETFVKSIGHGKELDKLKTFSVKIDNKIHTIQVFSGKIIKNGLIAFKDSVLENGDIITMQQTKIPTLQEFVQEADLTQNQTLPIIYNGKSINLEKPVTEFFRKDVKLTNADHIYNGDELTTKKRVLEPFIFQDLFAVIDLKIPSTANSQFTLLKNNQEVSFQEPLTPGDELTIKWTD; encoded by the coding sequence ATGACAAACAAAGATTTAACATTTGCTCTTGATATTGGAACAAGATCTGTTGTTGGTTTAATTTTAAAAGAAGAAAACGGCTTCTATCATATTATGGACACGGTTATCAAAGAACATGATAAAAGATCCATGCTTGATGGTCAAATACATGATGTATTATCTGTAGCCAATGTCATTACTTCAGTAAAAGAAGAGCTTGAACACATTTATGGTCCTCTTCATAAAGTATGCGTAGCCGCTGCCGGTCGTGCCTTAAAAACAGAAAGAGCAACCATTTCAATAGAGATCAGTGGAAAGCCTATGATTCAAAAAGAAGATATTCTTCATTTAGAATTAATGGCTGTTCAAATTGCGCAAAAACAGCTTGCTGAAAAACATGAAAACGAACGTTCACATCATTATGATTGTGTTGGTTATTCAGTTCTTCATTACAAATTAGATGGTGAGGAAATAGGTAGTTTAATAGATCAACAAGGCGAAGAAGCAAGCGTTGACATTATCGCAACTTTTTTACCAAAGATTGTTGTCGAATCTTTATTAGCTGCCTTGAATCGTGCAAATCTCGAAATGGAAGCATTAACATTAGAGCCAATTGCTGCTATCAATGTGTTAATTCCCCCTTCCATGAGACGATTAAATGTGGCACTTGTTGACATCGGAGCAGGCACATCAGATATTGCCATTACAGATATGGGCACAATCATTTCTTATGGCATGGTTCCTATCGCTGGGGATGAAATAACGGAAGCTGTTTCGGATGAATTTTTACTGGACTTCCCTAAAGCTGAGGAAGCAAAAAGAAAATTACTTACGGAAGCAACTATTACCATAACTGATATTCTAGGTTTTGAAGCAGAATTACCAAAAGAAGATGTTATAACGAAAATTTCACCAGCGATTGATCGGTTAACAAAAGCAATTAAAGATGAAATTTTACGACTAAATAATAATCATTCACCAAAGGCCGTCATGCTAGTTGGCGGGGGAAGTCAAACTCCAGAATTAGCTAGAAGACTTGCAGCACTTCTAGAATTGGCTGATAATCGTGTTGCCATTAGAGGAATTGATGCTATTTCTCAACTTGAACTTGCCGAACATATTAACAAAGGACCTGAACTTGTTACTCCTATCGGTATTGCTGTTTCATCTAAGCAAAATCCTATACAGTATATTAGTGTAAAAGTGAATGAACGCTCCGTTAGACTTTTTCATATGAAAGCTTTAACCGTAGCAGATAGCTTATTAGCTTCGGGAATTCAGCTTAATAAACTATATGGTAAGCCTGGTATGGCTTTATTTGTAAATGTTAATGGGCAGGCGATTACCATTCCGGGTGAACATGGAACAGCACCATTAATTAGTAAAAACGGAGAAAACTGCTCACTGGAAGATCCTATTAATCACGGAGACATTATTACGGTTGAAAATGGACTAGATGGAAAAGCCCCAGTTGTTTCAATTGGCTCTATACTTGATGAGATTCCTTCTAAAACAATCAGTATAAATGGTGAATCCTATACTCTTCATGCAAGTATTTTATTAAATGACAAAGAAGTATCAAAGGAAGCTATTTTATCAGACCGTGACAGAGTAACATGTATCATCCCTTCATCCATAGAGACTTTTGTTAAAAGTATTGGACATGGAAAAGAACTTGATAAATTAAAAACGTTTTCTGTAAAAATAGACAACAAGATCCATACCATTCAGGTATTTTCAGGAAAGATCATTAAAAACGGCTTAATCGCTTTTAAAGATTCTGTTCTCGAAAATGGGGATATCATCACCATGCAACAAACGAAGATCCCCACACTTCAGGAGTTTGTCCAAGAAGCTGATTTAACACAAAACCAAACTCTGCCTATTATCTATAATGGAAAATCTATTAACCTTGAAAAGCCTGTTACCGAATTTTTCCGCAAGGATGTAAAGTTAACTAATGCAGACCACATCTATAATGGTGATGAGCTTACAACTAAAAAGAGAGTACTTGAACCTTTTATTTTTCAAGACTTGTTTGCTGTTATTGATCTAAAAATTCCTAGTACGGCAAACAGTCAATTTACACTTTTAAAAAATAATCAAGAAGTTAGCTTTCAGGAGCCCCTTACACCTGGTGATGAACTTACAATTAAATGGACTGATTAA
- the ytxJ gene encoding bacillithiol system redox-active protein YtxJ has translation MSNQLIETVDQFEELFQKHEEFLFVKNSLTCPISQAAFEEYQEFAGQHNEYPCYHLHVQDSRPLSNYIAEQFGIKHESPQALLFKGKEIVWNASHWKITNDALKKEING, from the coding sequence GTGAGTAATCAATTAATTGAAACAGTAGACCAATTTGAAGAATTATTTCAAAAACATGAAGAATTTCTATTTGTTAAAAACAGTCTAACATGTCCAATCAGTCAGGCAGCTTTTGAAGAATATCAAGAGTTTGCAGGGCAACATAACGAGTATCCTTGTTATCATTTGCATGTTCAGGATTCTCGTCCATTATCTAACTACATTGCTGAGCAATTTGGCATTAAGCACGAGTCACCACAAGCATTGTTATTTAAAGGAAAAGAAATTGTGTGGAATGCTTCTCACTGGAAAATAACAAATGATGCATTAAAAAAAGAAATTAACGGGTAA